The following are encoded in a window of Thiohalobacter sp. IOR34 genomic DNA:
- the hisI gene encoding phosphoribosyl-AMP cyclohydrolase: MSEAWLDEIKWTADGLVPAIAQDAASGEVLMFAWMNREALRLTAERGQAVYWSRSRGRLWPKGESSGHVQWVREIRVDCDKDVVLLKIEQIGGIACHTGRHSCFYNRLEDGRWVAVEPVLKDPAEIYK, translated from the coding sequence GTGAGCGAGGCCTGGCTGGACGAGATCAAGTGGACTGCGGACGGCCTGGTGCCGGCCATCGCCCAGGACGCGGCGAGCGGCGAGGTGCTGATGTTCGCCTGGATGAATCGCGAGGCACTGCGGCTCACCGCCGAGCGCGGGCAGGCCGTCTACTGGTCGCGTTCACGCGGCCGGCTGTGGCCCAAGGGCGAGTCCTCCGGCCACGTGCAGTGGGTGCGGGAGATCCGCGTCGACTGCGACAAGGACGTGGTGTTACTGAAGATCGAACAGATCGGCGGCATCGCCTGTCATACCGGACGGCACAGCTGTTTCTACAACCGTCTGGAGGACGGGCGCTGGGTGGCGGTGGAGCCGGTCCTGAAGGATCCGGCGGAGATCTACAAATAG
- the tatC gene encoding twin-arginine translocase subunit TatC: MTTPEPPTEPVEDNEQPFMSHLLELRDRLLRMVLAVLVLFLVMSPFANSIFSLMAEPLSRNLPEGASLIAVEVIAPFLIPLKATLVLAIFLAMPYVLYQAWGFIAPGLYRHERRIALPLLVSSTFLFYAGAAFAYFVILPILSLFLTSTAPEGVAVTPDIGRYLDFEMMLFFAFGAAFEVPVATFVMVWMGMTTPEALAEKRPYVVVGAFVIGMLLTPPDIISQTLLAVPMWLLYELGIFVSRSFLARRAREAAPEETGEAPLSEAEMEAELDRIEEEEDKQSGH, encoded by the coding sequence ATGACCACGCCTGAACCGCCGACCGAACCGGTCGAGGACAACGAACAGCCGTTCATGTCGCATCTCCTGGAGTTGCGCGACCGGCTGCTGCGCATGGTGCTGGCAGTGCTGGTGCTGTTCCTGGTCATGAGCCCCTTCGCCAACAGCATCTTCTCGCTGATGGCCGAGCCGCTGAGCCGCAATCTGCCGGAGGGCGCCTCGCTGATCGCGGTCGAGGTCATCGCCCCCTTCCTGATCCCGCTCAAGGCAACCCTGGTGCTGGCCATCTTTCTGGCCATGCCCTATGTGCTCTACCAGGCCTGGGGTTTCATCGCCCCCGGCCTGTACCGCCACGAGCGGCGCATCGCCCTGCCGCTGCTGGTCTCCAGTACCTTCCTGTTCTATGCCGGCGCGGCCTTCGCCTATTTCGTCATCCTGCCCATCCTCTCGCTGTTCCTCACCAGCACCGCGCCCGAGGGGGTGGCGGTCACGCCGGACATCGGCAGGTATCTGGATTTCGAGATGATGCTGTTCTTCGCCTTCGGCGCGGCCTTCGAGGTGCCGGTGGCAACCTTCGTCATGGTCTGGATGGGCATGACCACCCCCGAGGCCCTGGCCGAGAAGCGTCCCTACGTGGTGGTCGGTGCCTTCGTCATCGGCATGTTGCTGACCCCGCCGGACATCATCTCCCAGACCCTGCTGGCGGTCCCCATGTGGCTGCTCTACGAGCTCGGCATCTTCGTCTCCCGCAGTTTCCTGGCGCGCCGGGCGCGTGAGGCCGCCCCGGAGGAGACAGGGGAGGCGCCGCTCAGCGAGGCGGAGATGGAGGCCGAGCTGGACCGCATCGAGGAGGAAGAGGATAAACAGTCCGGTCACTGA
- a CDS encoding YifB family Mg chelatase-like AAA ATPase: protein MSLAIVHGRAQLGIEAPLVTIEVHLANGLPGLSIVGLPEAAVRESKDRVRAALQNAGFDFPARRITINLAPADLPKEGGRFDLPIALGILAASGQLPLETLDGYEFAAELALSGALRPIPGALPLALQTAAAGRRLILAEADASEAALAGGPGVHGASHLLDVCRHLQGNEPLPLASPPAAAAPADHPRPEFDLAEVRGQQQARRALEIAAAGGHHLLFIGPPGSGKSMLATRLPGILPPMSREEALEAAAIASIAGRPLQAGNWKRRPFRNPHHSASATALVGGGSRPRPGEISLAHRGVLFLDELPEFERRALEVLREPLESGTITISRAARQAEFPARFQLVAAMNPCPCGHLGDPARACRCTPDQVQRYRGRLSGPLLDRIDLQVSVPRQPAERLEGPPGEDSAEVRRRVIQARARQQARGTTNAQLAGSLLDSACRLAAADHQLLHRAVERLGLSARARHRILRVARTIADLADAERIAASHLSEAIQYRCLDRPPGAL, encoded by the coding sequence ATGTCCCTGGCTATCGTCCATGGCCGCGCGCAGCTCGGCATCGAGGCGCCGCTGGTCACCATCGAGGTCCATCTGGCCAACGGCCTGCCCGGCCTGTCCATCGTCGGCCTGCCGGAGGCCGCGGTGCGCGAAAGCAAGGACCGGGTACGCGCTGCCCTGCAAAACGCCGGATTCGACTTCCCGGCACGGCGCATCACCATCAACCTCGCCCCGGCCGACCTGCCCAAGGAAGGCGGACGCTTCGACCTGCCGATCGCTCTCGGCATCCTCGCCGCCTCCGGCCAGCTGCCGCTGGAGACCCTGGACGGCTACGAGTTCGCTGCCGAGCTGGCGCTCTCCGGAGCATTGCGTCCCATCCCCGGCGCCCTGCCCCTCGCCCTGCAGACCGCGGCTGCCGGACGCCGGCTGATCCTGGCCGAGGCCGATGCGAGTGAGGCGGCCCTGGCCGGCGGACCCGGGGTCCACGGTGCCAGCCATCTGCTCGATGTGTGCCGCCACCTGCAGGGCAACGAGCCGCTGCCCCTCGCCTCGCCCCCGGCCGCCGCGGCGCCGGCCGACCACCCCCGTCCCGAGTTCGATCTGGCCGAGGTACGCGGCCAGCAACAGGCCCGCCGCGCGCTGGAGATCGCCGCGGCCGGCGGCCACCATCTGCTGTTCATCGGCCCGCCCGGCAGCGGCAAGAGCATGCTCGCCACCCGGCTGCCGGGCATCCTGCCGCCGATGAGCCGCGAGGAGGCGCTGGAAGCCGCAGCCATCGCTTCCATCGCCGGCCGGCCGTTGCAGGCCGGGAACTGGAAACGCCGGCCCTTTCGCAACCCCCATCACAGCGCCTCCGCCACGGCCCTGGTCGGTGGCGGCAGCCGGCCGCGGCCGGGGGAGATCTCCCTGGCGCACCGCGGGGTGCTGTTCCTCGATGAACTGCCGGAATTCGAGCGTCGGGCGCTGGAGGTGCTGCGCGAACCCCTGGAGAGCGGCACCATCACCATCTCCCGCGCCGCGCGCCAGGCCGAGTTCCCGGCCCGCTTCCAGCTGGTGGCGGCCATGAACCCCTGCCCCTGCGGCCACCTCGGCGACCCCGCCCGCGCCTGCCGCTGCACCCCGGACCAGGTGCAGCGCTACCGCGGCCGCCTCTCCGGCCCCCTGCTGGACCGCATCGACCTGCAGGTGAGCGTGCCGCGACAGCCGGCAGAGCGGCTGGAGGGGCCACCGGGCGAGGACAGCGCCGAGGTGCGCCGGCGGGTCATCCAGGCCCGGGCACGCCAGCAGGCCCGCGGCACGACCAACGCCCAGCTGGCCGGGTCCCTGCTTGACAGCGCCTGCCGACTGGCCGCCGCAGACCACCAGCTGCTGCATCGGGCGGTGGAACGCCTCGGCCTCTCCGCCCGTGCCCGGCACCGCATCCTGCGCGTGGCCCGCACCATCGCCGACCTGGCCGACGCTGAGCGGATCGCCGCCAGCCACCTCTCGGAGGCCATTCAGTACCGCTGCCTGGACCGTCCGCCGGGCGCGCTATAA
- the tatA gene encoding twin-arginine translocase TatA/TatE family subunit — protein MMGISIWQLLIILAIVLILFGAKRLRTLGSDLGTAVKGFKNAVQEGEKADAAPEKLEGKEGQTIEGEATREKDKA, from the coding sequence ATCATGGGTATCAGTATCTGGCAATTGCTAATCATCCTGGCGATCGTGCTCATCCTGTTCGGCGCCAAGCGGCTGCGTACCCTGGGCAGCGACCTGGGCACGGCGGTGAAGGGCTTCAAGAATGCCGTCCAGGAAGGCGAGAAAGCGGACGCCGCCCCGGAAAAGCTGGAGGGCAAGGAAGGCCAGACCATCGAGGGTGAAGCGACCCGCGAAAAGGACAAGGCCTGA
- a CDS encoding DUF255 domain-containing protein, whose amino-acid sequence MLGCLLAPFPLVAANRLLGHPSPYLAMHGEDPVDWQPWGRAALEQARRENKLLFISSGYFACHWCHVMQRESYRDPQLAAFINKHFVPVKVDRELQPALDAQLIDFVERSRGSAGWPLNVFLTPEGYPLVGATYLPADEFRSLLESLQQRWAREAQELARLAREAAGAPEAASAEPIPVDPRYLRQALRSQWLGYADELQGGFGGQSRFPMAPQLLAGLELLARQEEPTLEAHLRLTLEQMAGRALRDHIGGGFFRYCVDPGWETPHFEKMLYDNALLARLYLRAARQLAEPRWEEVAREALDFLLREMCPGEGGCVASFSAVDAEGVEGGYYLWTKAVLGQTLPEADRGRLQRLFGLDRPPRFEAGYLLVPAMPLADFARAEGLSLEAARRWLDGVRGRLLAARSRRSLPVDDKRLAGWNALVLSALVEAAQGMSTAADRQRFRAAADRMRLFLLREFRAPDGSLRRARGYDETLGRASLEDYAYVAEALWAWAEAYGDAGTRQAVQALVADAWQRFHDARGWRLDDRPLLPWGSSEPALADGALPSPSAVLIRVSLAVAARQGDSALRRQAEAALLAAASTVRDHAFWYASHVALYPAPGD is encoded by the coding sequence TTGCTCGGCTGCCTGCTGGCGCCGTTCCCCCTTGTGGCGGCCAACCGCCTGCTTGGCCATCCCTCACCCTATCTCGCCATGCACGGCGAGGATCCGGTCGACTGGCAGCCCTGGGGCCGTGCCGCCCTGGAGCAGGCGCGGCGCGAGAACAAGCTGTTGTTCATCTCCAGCGGCTACTTCGCCTGCCACTGGTGTCACGTCATGCAGCGCGAGAGCTACCGCGATCCGCAGCTGGCCGCCTTCATCAACAAGCACTTCGTTCCGGTCAAGGTCGACCGCGAACTGCAGCCGGCGCTGGATGCGCAGTTGATCGACTTCGTGGAGCGCAGCCGGGGCAGCGCCGGCTGGCCGCTGAACGTCTTCCTCACGCCGGAGGGTTATCCCCTGGTCGGCGCCACCTACCTGCCGGCGGATGAATTCCGCAGCCTGCTGGAGAGCCTGCAGCAGCGCTGGGCAAGGGAGGCGCAGGAACTGGCCCGGCTGGCGCGCGAGGCGGCGGGCGCCCCCGAGGCGGCGTCCGCCGAGCCGATCCCGGTGGATCCGCGCTATCTGCGCCAGGCGCTGCGCAGCCAGTGGCTGGGCTATGCCGACGAGCTGCAGGGCGGCTTCGGCGGACAGTCCCGCTTTCCCATGGCGCCCCAGCTGCTGGCCGGCCTCGAACTGCTGGCCCGGCAGGAGGAGCCCACGCTGGAGGCCCACCTGCGCCTGACCCTGGAGCAGATGGCCGGCCGTGCCCTGCGCGATCACATTGGTGGCGGTTTCTTCCGCTACTGCGTGGATCCAGGCTGGGAGACCCCCCATTTCGAGAAGATGCTCTACGACAATGCCCTGCTGGCCCGGCTCTATCTGCGCGCGGCGCGCCAGCTGGCCGAGCCGCGCTGGGAGGAGGTCGCCCGCGAGGCCCTGGATTTCCTGCTGCGCGAGATGTGTCCCGGGGAGGGCGGCTGCGTGGCCAGTTTCTCCGCGGTCGATGCCGAGGGCGTCGAGGGCGGCTACTACCTGTGGACGAAGGCGGTGCTGGGGCAGACCCTGCCGGAGGCAGACCGGGGCCGGCTGCAGCGCCTGTTCGGGCTCGATCGTCCGCCGCGCTTCGAGGCGGGTTACCTGCTGGTTCCGGCCATGCCGCTGGCGGATTTCGCCCGCGCCGAAGGCCTGAGCCTGGAGGCCGCCCGGCGCTGGCTGGACGGGGTGCGTGGGCGGCTGCTGGCGGCGCGCAGCCGGCGCAGTCTGCCGGTGGACGACAAGCGGCTGGCCGGCTGGAATGCGCTGGTGCTGAGCGCCCTGGTGGAGGCGGCACAGGGTATGTCGACGGCGGCCGACCGGCAGCGCTTTCGGGCGGCGGCGGACCGGATGCGGCTCTTCCTGTTGCGCGAGTTCCGCGCTCCCGATGGCAGCCTGCGCCGGGCCCGGGGGTATGACGAGACCCTGGGCCGGGCCTCGCTGGAGGACTATGCCTATGTCGCCGAGGCGCTCTGGGCCTGGGCGGAGGCCTACGGCGACGCCGGCACGCGGCAGGCGGTGCAGGCCCTGGTGGCCGATGCCTGGCAGCGTTTCCACGATGCCCGCGGCTGGCGTCTCGACGATCGGCCGCTGCTGCCCTGGGGCAGCAGCGAGCCGGCCCTGGCCGACGGCGCACTGCCCTCGCCCTCGGCGGTGCTGATCCGGGTCAGCCTGGCGGTGGCCGCGCGCCAGGGCGACAGCGCGCTGCGCCGCCAGGCGGAGGCGGCCCTGCTCGCCGCCGCCTCCACGGTGCGTGACCATGCCTTCTGGTATGCGAGCCACGTGGCGCTGTACCCTGCGCCCGGGGATTGA
- a CDS encoding efflux RND transporter permease subunit, with protein MPAEAGGGLAAWSIRHPVGVSMIALALVVLGLFAYQRLAVDLLPHIIYPEIRVRVLDPGVPARIMEDRVTRQLEEQLAITEGAIAVQSRSAEGSSSVDLSFPYGTDIDVALRDASIRLDRAKRFLPDSIQPPIIYKRDPSQIAVVEFVVSSPVRDGVALRNWVDYVFSKWFLNLPGVAAAEVGGGLLREIRILPDLQRLNAVGLSLDDLAEQLRRANLDLPGGRLQTPAREYASRTAGRFSRLEEIAALPLALPGGGSLPLGEVAEVRDTHQDERIRVRFNQRPGVKLSIQKQPTANTVAVVDAVRQRLAWMRDNRLLPADIQVDAVSDQAVYIRHALNNAALAALSGALLAMAVVFLFLGDLRRTLIIGSAIPIALCVTFLAMALGGLTLNVMTLGGLAVGIGMLVDSTIVMLENIQRHQRAGQTGTSAGLAAAAEVNSPIVASTSTNLAAILPFLLISGLIGLLFRELIFTVASAVFASMVVALTLVPAWGARLQEHSRPTRLRRGFDRLMARLEAGYGWLLAGLLRRPARQLLLVGLFIALLGWSLPPFLAGKQLFLPSFDDGQIYVGVSADPGITLEQMDAGVRRLEALFLAQPEVSQVFVTTGGFIFGRTTRELSSRASLYVQLRPLAERGIDANRWIERMNDEISRLKLVGYRVYLRLRGLRGLRLGRGEDDINLRVQGPDLAVLAELGQVLSGLLGEVEGLRNIVSSSETQRQELVVRIDRERAAELGLSLAEIGTALNYALEGRVVSDFLDRDRQFDIRLRLPQPELESLDQLGNLLLFASDAGRPAVHLGDLARIEIAAAPAEILRDQQQRIVEVSASLTGARPLSEISREVRERLQQLELPDGYRVYDTGVLDELRQGRRLSQQLLGLALFLVLVVMAVQYESLRNPLVILLGVPFAATGAALALPWLEVPLSMPVWLGFIMLAGIVVNNAIVLVEYIELLRQRGEAAGAAIVAAGRQRLRPILMTTLTTVMGLTPLAVGAGAGAEMLQPLAQTLVFGLGFSLLVSLLLIPVLYRWLHPSGN; from the coding sequence ATGCCGGCTGAGGCCGGCGGCGGCCTGGCGGCCTGGTCGATCCGCCACCCGGTGGGGGTGAGCATGATCGCCCTGGCGCTGGTGGTGCTCGGCCTGTTCGCCTACCAGCGGCTGGCGGTGGACCTGCTGCCGCACATCATCTATCCCGAGATCCGCGTGCGGGTGCTCGACCCGGGGGTGCCGGCGCGGATCATGGAAGACCGTGTGACCCGTCAGCTGGAGGAGCAATTGGCAATCACCGAGGGCGCCATCGCCGTGCAGTCGCGCAGCGCCGAAGGCAGCAGCTCGGTCGATCTGTCCTTCCCCTATGGCACCGACATCGACGTCGCCCTGCGCGATGCCAGCATCCGCCTGGACCGCGCCAAACGCTTCCTGCCGGACAGCATCCAGCCACCGATCATCTACAAGCGCGACCCCTCGCAGATCGCCGTCGTCGAATTCGTGGTCAGCTCGCCGGTCCGTGATGGTGTGGCACTGCGCAACTGGGTGGACTATGTGTTCAGCAAGTGGTTTCTCAATCTGCCAGGGGTGGCGGCGGCCGAGGTCGGCGGCGGCCTGTTGCGCGAGATCCGCATCCTCCCCGACCTGCAGCGGCTGAACGCCGTCGGCCTGTCGCTGGACGACCTCGCCGAGCAGCTGCGGCGCGCCAATCTGGATCTGCCCGGCGGCCGCCTGCAGACCCCGGCGCGGGAATACGCCAGCCGCACCGCCGGCCGCTTCAGCCGCCTGGAGGAGATCGCCGCCCTGCCGCTGGCGCTGCCCGGTGGCGGCAGCCTGCCACTCGGCGAGGTCGCCGAGGTCCGCGACACCCACCAGGACGAGCGCATCCGCGTGCGCTTCAACCAGCGTCCCGGCGTCAAGCTGTCGATCCAGAAACAGCCCACGGCCAACACCGTTGCGGTGGTCGACGCGGTGCGCCAGCGCCTCGCCTGGATGAGAGACAACCGACTGCTGCCGGCCGACATCCAGGTCGACGCGGTCAGCGACCAGGCGGTATACATCCGCCATGCCCTGAACAACGCCGCCCTGGCGGCCCTCTCCGGGGCCCTGCTGGCGATGGCGGTGGTGTTCCTCTTCCTTGGCGATCTGCGCCGTACGCTGATCATCGGCAGCGCCATTCCCATCGCCCTCTGCGTCACCTTCCTGGCCATGGCGCTGGGCGGCCTGACCCTCAACGTGATGACCCTCGGTGGTCTGGCGGTGGGCATCGGCATGCTGGTCGACAGCACCATCGTCATGCTGGAGAACATCCAGCGCCACCAGCGCGCCGGCCAGACGGGCACCTCGGCCGGCCTGGCCGCCGCCGCCGAGGTCAACAGTCCCATCGTCGCCTCCACCTCCACCAACCTGGCGGCAATCCTGCCCTTCCTTCTGATCAGCGGTCTCATCGGCCTGCTGTTCCGGGAGCTGATCTTCACCGTCGCCTCGGCCGTGTTCGCCTCCATGGTGGTGGCCCTGACACTGGTACCGGCCTGGGGCGCCCGGTTGCAGGAACATTCCCGCCCCACGCGGCTGCGGCGCGGCTTCGACCGGCTGATGGCCCGCCTGGAGGCCGGCTACGGCTGGCTGCTCGCCGGCCTGCTGCGTCGGCCGGCCCGCCAGCTGTTGCTGGTGGGCCTGTTCATCGCCCTGCTGGGCTGGAGCCTGCCGCCCTTCCTGGCTGGCAAGCAGCTGTTCCTGCCAAGCTTCGACGACGGCCAGATCTATGTCGGGGTCAGCGCCGATCCGGGGATCACCCTGGAACAGATGGACGCCGGCGTGCGCCGCCTGGAGGCGTTGTTCCTGGCCCAGCCCGAGGTCAGCCAGGTGTTCGTCACCACCGGCGGCTTCATCTTCGGCCGCACCACCCGCGAGCTGAGCAGCCGTGCTTCGCTGTATGTCCAGCTGCGGCCGCTGGCCGAACGCGGCATCGACGCCAACCGCTGGATCGAACGCATGAACGACGAGATCAGCCGCCTGAAGCTGGTCGGTTACCGGGTCTATCTGCGCCTGCGCGGCCTGCGCGGCCTGCGCCTGGGCCGCGGCGAGGACGACATCAACCTGCGTGTGCAGGGACCGGACCTGGCCGTGCTGGCCGAACTGGGCCAGGTGCTCAGCGGGCTGCTCGGCGAGGTCGAGGGACTGCGCAACATCGTCAGCTCCAGCGAGACCCAGCGCCAGGAACTGGTGGTTCGCATCGACCGTGAGCGGGCCGCCGAGCTGGGGCTGAGCCTGGCCGAGATCGGCACGGCCCTCAACTACGCCCTGGAGGGACGGGTGGTGAGCGACTTCCTCGACCGGGATCGGCAGTTCGACATCCGCCTGCGCCTGCCGCAGCCGGAGCTGGAGAGCCTCGACCAGCTCGGCAACCTGCTGCTGTTCGCCTCCGACGCGGGGCGCCCCGCGGTCCATCTGGGCGATCTGGCACGGATCGAGATCGCCGCCGCGCCAGCCGAGATCCTGCGCGACCAGCAGCAGCGCATCGTCGAGGTCTCCGCCTCGCTGACCGGGGCGCGGCCGCTCAGCGAGATCAGCCGCGAGGTCAGGGAGCGGCTGCAACAGCTCGAACTGCCGGACGGCTACCGGGTGTACGACACCGGCGTGCTGGACGAACTGCGCCAGGGCCGCCGCCTCAGCCAGCAGCTGCTCGGCCTGGCCCTGTTTCTGGTGCTGGTGGTGATGGCCGTGCAGTACGAGTCGCTGCGCAACCCGCTGGTGATCCTGCTCGGCGTGCCCTTCGCCGCGACCGGCGCGGCCCTGGCCCTGCCCTGGCTGGAGGTGCCTCTGTCGATGCCGGTCTGGCTGGGTTTCATCATGCTCGCCGGCATCGTGGTCAACAATGCCATCGTGCTGGTGGAATACATCGAGCTGCTGCGCCAGCGCGGCGAGGCAGCGGGGGCGGCGATCGTCGCCGCCGGCCGCCAGCGGCTGCGGCCCATCCTGATGACCACCCTGACCACGGTGATGGGCCTGACACCGCTGGCGGTCGGCGCCGGGGCCGGGGCGGAGATGCTGCAGCCGCTGGCCCAGACCCTGGTCTTCGGCCTGGGCTTCTCGCTGCTGGTCAGCCTGCTGCTGATCCCGGTGCTGTACCGCTGGCTGCACCCTTCCGGCAACTGA
- the tatB gene encoding Sec-independent protein translocase protein TatB, whose product MFDIGFWELGLIMVIALLVVGPERLPRLARTAGLWLGKARSVVRSVKSEIDREIAAEELKQTLARQAESAGLHEIIEETRDAATAAEQLLRQDVAETPSVSDAAPAGEAEAAAKPAIQRQDDHA is encoded by the coding sequence ATGTTTGATATCGGTTTCTGGGAACTCGGCCTGATCATGGTCATCGCCCTGCTGGTGGTGGGGCCGGAACGGCTGCCGCGCCTGGCGCGCACCGCCGGCCTCTGGTTGGGCAAGGCGCGCAGCGTGGTGCGCAGCGTCAAGTCCGAGATCGACCGCGAGATCGCCGCCGAGGAACTCAAGCAGACCCTCGCCAGGCAGGCCGAGTCCGCCGGCCTGCACGAGATCATCGAGGAGACGCGCGACGCCGCAACCGCCGCCGAGCAGCTGCTGCGACAGGACGTCGCGGAGACCCCGTCGGTTTCCGATGCCGCCCCCGCGGGGGAGGCCGAAGCGGCCGCGAAGCCTGCCATCCAGCGCCAAGATGACCACGCCTGA
- a CDS encoding YqcC family protein — protein sequence MSAQQLADLLDRLEAELRRQRLWEANPPSAAALASPLPFCHDTLAFHQWLQWVLIPRLRALLDAGRPLPHDSAIAPMGEEMFRDYPEDTLGLQRLLVQIDACLTGRD from the coding sequence ATGAGCGCACAGCAGCTTGCCGACCTCCTCGATCGTCTGGAAGCCGAACTGCGCCGCCAGCGACTGTGGGAGGCAAACCCGCCCTCGGCGGCGGCCCTGGCCAGCCCCCTGCCCTTCTGCCACGACACCCTGGCCTTCCACCAGTGGCTGCAGTGGGTGCTGATCCCGCGGCTGCGGGCCCTGCTCGACGCCGGCCGGCCGCTGCCCCACGACAGCGCCATCGCGCCGATGGGGGAGGAGATGTTCAGGGACTACCCGGAGGACACCCTCGGACTGCAGCGGCTGCTGGTACAGATCGACGCCTGTCTCACGGGCCGGGACTGA
- a CDS encoding pentapeptide repeat-containing protein, translating into MSEQTTPSISDDPLYQLLREGRIDEFNQQKAEGATINLSGVDLRGIDLKGLDAAGIDFRNTYFRQADLRGIDFSQCRLEGASIHAAKISGCLFPPELAAEEIVLSLEHGTRMRYR; encoded by the coding sequence ATGAGCGAACAGACCACACCCAGCATCAGCGACGATCCGCTCTACCAGCTGCTGCGCGAGGGGCGCATCGACGAGTTCAACCAGCAGAAGGCGGAAGGCGCAACCATCAACCTGTCCGGCGTCGATCTGCGTGGCATCGACCTGAAGGGACTTGATGCCGCCGGCATCGACTTCCGCAACACCTATTTCCGCCAGGCCGACCTGCGCGGCATCGACTTCAGCCAGTGCCGTCTGGAAGGCGCCAGCATCCATGCCGCCAAGATCTCCGGCTGCCTGTTCCCGCCCGAGCTGGCCGCGGAGGAGATCGTCCTCTCCCTGGAGCACGGCACCCGGATGCGCTATCGCTAA
- a CDS encoding efflux RND transporter periplasmic adaptor subunit translates to MAQCPRPTIPSLLLAALATAALLLAGCQPEAPSAPATAKARPHWVEVAAVVERSERRPFTRPGTLRARRLVRLHNQEEGLIREIAVYEGDRVRAGQLLIRFDDALLRAELDKARATLRQAEQDLARIRGLAEKNLVSAEERLQAETALRVARAELRLLETRLGYMQIHAPFAGLIAERRVEPGDAVPSFTHLLTLIDPASLVAELTVSELRLAEIAPGDPAELRIDALGEARFPGRVRRIHPTIDPATRQGVIEVALEPVPAGARAGQLCRVTLAGKPRHRLLLPLAALRRDARGEYVYRLDAGQRVRRQAVRTGLALGEEIELLEGLTAGQQVVIRGFLGLRDGKAVEVVTAAERQGDAG, encoded by the coding sequence ATGGCCCAGTGCCCGCGCCCGACCATTCCATCCCTGCTGCTCGCTGCCCTGGCCACCGCCGCCCTGCTGCTGGCCGGCTGCCAGCCGGAAGCCCCGTCGGCCCCGGCCACCGCCAAGGCCCGCCCCCACTGGGTGGAAGTGGCCGCGGTGGTGGAACGTAGCGAGCGGCGCCCCTTCACCCGCCCCGGCACCCTGCGCGCCCGGCGGCTGGTGCGGTTGCACAATCAGGAGGAGGGTCTGATCCGCGAGATCGCGGTCTACGAGGGTGACCGGGTACGCGCCGGCCAGCTGCTGATCCGCTTCGACGACGCCCTGCTGCGCGCCGAGCTGGACAAGGCCCGCGCCACGCTGCGCCAGGCCGAACAGGACCTGGCGCGAATCCGCGGCCTGGCGGAGAAGAACCTGGTGTCCGCCGAGGAACGACTGCAGGCCGAAACCGCCCTGCGCGTCGCCCGTGCCGAACTGCGGCTGCTCGAGACCCGCCTCGGCTACATGCAGATCCACGCCCCCTTCGCCGGACTGATCGCCGAACGCCGGGTGGAACCGGGCGATGCCGTGCCGAGCTTCACCCATCTGCTGACCCTCATCGACCCCGCCTCCCTGGTCGCCGAACTGACGGTCTCGGAACTGCGGCTGGCCGAGATCGCGCCCGGCGACCCGGCCGAGCTGCGCATCGATGCCCTGGGCGAGGCGCGCTTCCCGGGCCGGGTGCGGCGCATCCATCCGACCATCGACCCGGCCACCCGCCAGGGGGTGATCGAGGTCGCCCTGGAACCGGTGCCAGCGGGGGCCCGCGCCGGCCAGTTGTGCCGCGTCACCCTCGCCGGCAAGCCACGGCACCGCCTGCTGCTGCCGCTGGCGGCGCTGCGCCGCGACGCGCGCGGCGAATATGTCTACCGCCTGGATGCCGGACAGCGGGTGCGCCGCCAGGCGGTCCGCACCGGCCTGGCGCTGGGTGAGGAGATCGAGCTGCTGGAGGGGCTGACCGCCGGCCAGCAGGTGGTCATCCGGGGTTTCCTCGGCCTGCGTGACGGCAAGGCCGTGGAGGTCGTCACCGCGGCGGAACGGCAGGGCGATGCCGGCTGA
- a CDS encoding phosphoribosyl-ATP diphosphatase, with translation MSDVLQRLAKILEERKAADPEASYVARLYAGGMDAILKKVGEEATETLLAAKGGSDEQLVYETADLWFHSLVMLAHRGLGPEDVLRELQRRFGLSGLEEKAARGAKTHS, from the coding sequence ATGAGCGACGTTCTGCAACGTTTGGCGAAGATCCTCGAGGAACGCAAGGCGGCGGATCCCGAGGCCTCCTATGTCGCGCGGCTCTATGCCGGGGGCATGGACGCCATCCTGAAGAAGGTCGGCGAGGAGGCCACCGAGACCCTGCTCGCGGCCAAGGGCGGGTCCGATGAACAGCTCGTTTATGAAACCGCCGATCTGTGGTTTCATAGTCTGGTCATGCTGGCCCATCGCGGGCTGGGGCCGGAGGACGTGCTGCGCGAGCTGCAGCGCCGCTTCGGCCTGTCGGGCCTGGAGGAAAAGGCGGCGCGTGGCGCCAAGACGCATTCATGA